The segment CAGAAGGCAAAGATAGCTATCGCCAGGGTAAAGCCCAGCAGGTTGAGCCAGCTGTGATAGCGGGTGCTCCAGACGATGGTTGAACTGATCGCCCCCGGCCCGGCCATCAGCGGTAACGCCAGTGGCACCACACCCACGCTTTCGCGAATGGCGGTTTCTGATTTCTCCTGCTTGTTCTGTTTATCTTCACCCAGCTTGCCGCTAATCATCGACATTGCAATGGTGACCACCAGAATCCCGCCCGCAATACGGAAAGAGTCGATGGAGATGCCAAACACCCGCAGAATAGCATCGCCCAGAAAGAGCGACGTCCAGAGGATAATAGCGACCGCCAGATTGGCGGTAAGATTGGTTTTATTACGCTCAGCCACGCCCTGATAGCGGGTCATGCTGATAAACACCGGAATAATTCCCACCGGATTAACCAGCGCAAAGAGCCCGACAAAAAATTTTATATAGCCTGATAGATCTAACAGCGCAGGATTCACGACTTTACTCCGTACCGCAGGGGGGAAAACGCGCCTAATGTATGTGAAAACGGACACAGACGCCAGATGCGGGCTCAGCAATTTATGCTGTTGAACTGTGGCACATTTAGCGCTTTACGCCAGTGATTAAATAATGGCTGGCGATAGGCGCTGCCGGGCCCCGGTGCTTTGGATACGATAAGTTTGAGAAACCCGGGCGCTGAACCCGCAGCTGAATGGTGTCAGCTTGCGTTTAA is part of the Pantoea sp. Ep11b genome and harbors:
- a CDS encoding YchE family NAAT transporter gives rise to the protein MNPALLDLSGYIKFFVGLFALVNPVGIIPVFISMTRYQGVAERNKTNLTANLAVAIILWTSLFLGDAILRVFGISIDSFRIAGGILVVTIAMSMISGKLGEDKQNKQEKSETAIRESVGVVPLALPLMAGPGAISSTIVWSTRYHSWLNLLGFTLAIAIFAFCCWLLFRAAPLMVRILGQTGINVITRIMGLLLMALGIEFVVTGMKAIFPGLLN